The genomic region CCTAATGAAACTACCTACACTTTGTTGATTGAAGGTATTGGATTCGCAGGATGGCAAGCTGAAGCGATGGAGCTTGCCAACTCTGTTTTTAGTTTAAGGGCGATTTCCGAAGATTCGTTCACGCGTTTGAATAGAACCTTTCCCATGCTTGATGTTTACAAAGAGCTTACTCTATCTGAGATTAAGAACTAGCTTTTGCTTTGTAGCTACAAAGAGGGATTAGAGTATCGACAAATTCATGTTTTTCGTTAACGTAGAGAAAGGCAGACATTCAGCGGCAGAACTTCcggcaagaaaaagaaagagaagataCCAAGAACTAAATGGAAATGGCTAATTTGAAGATGAATTTCTTTTGTGTAGAATATATCGTTTGTATGAAGGAAAAAAAGCAGAAAAGATTTCTGGCAAAACGTTCTATCTTACCGAAGTTGTAGATTCTATACAACTTCAACTAAATTAAAAAGGGATGAGCACGGTTTGGTTTAGCCTGCTTCGTTaatataattgattttttacgGGCGAGAGAATGAAccaaaagaggaagagagaaagtgGCGAACATAAAACAAGTAGAGGAAAGAGACATTATCCGTTCGACCATTGTGACATGTTAACTCAATGAAATTGAATCAAGAAGCATTTAGTTAACACGATTCTTGATTTTCAATTACTGAATGACAAATTTAAGCTGAACTTGAAACATAAAGAatccaaccacttgtattaGGCATTTGTTGTACCGAACCATGTCCCAAACACACtgaaccacatttcaatatacTTGATCGAACCTATTTAATTAGTATTTAAAAGGATCCTCCACTAATCCCCGTATAACACACGAAAAAAAATACACGTCGCATACTATCATTCGTTCAAATTATCATCATTAAGCTTCACTGCCCCAATTTCCATATTCACGACGTCGCCCATGAGTCTCTAGCTCACTTGTGCAATATACTCTTCTTCGAAGGCTTTGGTTTCTTGTGAGTGTGGTTCTGCCACAAATGAAATAAAGCAGGAACACTTGGTAAGTACAAATTACCTTTTGGAAAGccataaatttgaaactacGCTAAACAAATGGAAATGGTACCTTTTGTCTTTCTAGTGCGTCATAGTCTATCCTCTCCCTCCAGTTACTCTTGCGTAGTTTGATTGGCCGATTGCCCACATACTTACCTGGAATTATTGCAGATTAATTATATACAACCATTATCATACAAGTAAAAACATATCAACAACCTCTATGATTCTTAGTACTATCAACGAAAAGTAGAATCACCATACGAGTTAATATTTTACACACCATTCATTTCCTTTAGTGCTCCGGCCAGGTCAGATGGGTTGGCAAAGCTAACAAATCCAAAGCCCTTGGTTTTTCCAGTCCTCTTATCTCTGACAACCTAGAGATGGTGATAAAGCAGACAGATATAAGTTTTAAGATTTCAATAACagccaaaattcacaaattctatgAGAAGTAGATGAATCAAAACGTAGTGAAAAACAGCAAAATCCACGAAAGGTTATAAGAATGCAGGCAcagtcaaaataaggaaaacaATTGGATTCTGAGACAACCAACCAAGTATCAAACAAAAATGAGAACATCAAGCAAAGCATCTACATactaaaggaaaaaacaaagtaCCCTGTACAGTTTTTATGGTGTTCTAGCTAGGATCCCCATTGCCAAATACCACACTCCAATCACCCCCACACATGTTACACCACCACAGCGGCAATAAAATGTAGGGGTTAAACAGTTTTCAACTAAAGTCGTTAATTCTTTTTATGGTCATGGGTAGAAGGAAAATTTCAAAGTTCTCACAAAGATTTCATTGACCAACAAAAATTATTGTAGAGTACCATCTTTCCAAGCCCCAAAAGCAGGGCTGCACACCGACCCCTAAGGTTCATAATAATATCAAAATATTGAACCAGCTTGGAAGCTCAATCGGTTCACTAACCTGACTCCAAATTCGTTCATATTGACCCAACAAGCAATAATTCAAGGTCGCCCGTGAGTCAGGTCAAATTCAACCAACTCAACCTCCAAATGTTGATTCCAGCTGTCCAACCTATATTTAATGGTCAAAACTGATTTTAACTAACTTTGAGATCTCAAAATTAAACAGCAAGTGCTTGAAAAATCACATAAGTTGATGTAGGTTGTCAGTAGGCATCTTACAGTCAAATGTTGTTAGAAGTAAAATGAAAAAATGCATCATGACAACTTTGACCATTCCAATATGTAACTTGTAGCTACTTGTACGGTTACACATCCAACCAAAATATAAACAGCAGATGAGACCTACCTTAGAATGAATAAAACAAAGTGCTTTGTGCTCTTCATATAAAAATCTGAAGATAAAATTTAAGTTCACACCAAGCAaacaatttataataaaaaaagaactttAAGGAAAAACAAAGGAGATGAGGCAGACACTTACTCTTGCCATGTTAAAGGATGGAAATCgtgaaaatgcttttgaaagaaCATCATCATTCACCTCATTACCAAGATCGCCACAAAAAAGTCGATAATCATCTGCAAAAGCCAAAACCCAACAGAATTGTAAGGCATTAGTATGCGTTCAATTGAAGAAAAGTCAGGTAAAACAAAAATGCCATTCTTGTGAGAGAATAACTTGCTCAGAAtccaaaaaactaaaattataacTGAATCCCATGAAGAGTAGGATTTTAACAAGGTCTCACAGTTCTAGTGTATCAGTGAACTAAGTAGCCAAAAGGGAAACCTTCAAAGAAGATAAACTGAAACGGGACACAATCATGAAACTGAATTATAACAAATATTATATAAAGGAGCATTTAATTATGAAACCACACATACTTTCTGGCCATTCTGCAAGAGTTGGGTCCTCCCAAGCCTGCCCGGCAGCTTTACGAGGGATAGCTTTCTTCTTAGCTTCCGCTTTGTGCTCAATTTCGCTGTTTGCAAGAGCAGCCTTCACACTCTCGAGAGCCTCAGGTGTAATCGTCTGCGCATCCCTTTGAAACAACTGCTGAGCCTGTTCATTTACACCAAAACAAATTATACACATGAAACTTACACACCAAACAACTTCCCCTAAATTAGCAGAAAATGATACGTAGCTCCATTACTTATTTCAAAACTGAAAATCTCAAAAAGCCTTCTCTACATTTTCAAATTGTGGTAGTTCCTCAAACAAGAATCCCAAAAATTATAGCTCTTTAAAAGCAAAAATAACATGAATTCCTTTTCCACAAAAATTACACTTTTCACTAAAGCATACGAATTTCCGATACGAAGCAAAAAGCCATTCCATTTATTCTCAATTATTCAAGAAATCAAAGACATCAATTATCAAACCCTAAGCGTATGAGTATGCTAAGTGTAAATGTACATAAAGACGCGTCCCGAAAACAGACCTGCTGATACTGCTGAGGAAGAGAGTAGACACCGGCGACCGGAGCCGGAGCCGGAGCCGGGGCCGGGTAGACGGACGGAGCGGGTGGCGCTGCAACGGCGTAAGGCGCGGGGTACTGGGGTTGCTGGAGGTGGAAAGGCATGGGGAAGTAGGACGATGACGAAGAGGCGTTCGCGTATGTGAATTGGGAAGAGGTCAACGGAGGAGCTGCGGACGAAGACGGTGGGTTCGCCATGGCCGATATCGGAATAAAGGTAAAGCTAGGGTTTTGAATGGTACGACTTGGGGGCGATCGGGATCGTAATTTCAGATATTTCTAGAGCTTTGCGGTTTGCTTTTAACGGTATTTCTCTCTCCGATTTTTACggaaaaaaatgattttataaGACCAATTAAAAAGACCAAAAGGCCCAACAGAAACCCCGTACGAAACAAAAGGAGAGACCCATTCAACAAAAGAGCAAGGGGGCCAAAAGGCCCGCTACTACTCTTGAACTCGTTTAGAAATGCTTTTTcaaaaaacaataatgtttaaaaatatttaaagaaaagtttCCAGTACTGTTtgctttaacgaaaaattatatttttacactaaaaaatcaatctgggactattcactttaccattttttttgtccttatcattaaaactcaaagttttcaagttattttcattagtttttcttaatgctTAAGCGTTGTTAGTTTTAGAGGCATGtctaaatttttaataaaaatacaagtgttTTTACaatccaaaaacactttcaaacctTTTGTGGTAAATATATTTAGAAGCTTTTTGGTTTCGTGGAGTTGTTTTAAGCTATTTCGAAAGCACTCCCAAATATGCTTGTGGTTGTCTAGAAACACTTTGTTACTAGTCTcatgatctagtgatatttcctTTCACTTTGTAAGAGGACGCCTCAAATATAGATGTGAATTTGATACCTAGCTAGCTTATTGCGTGACTCAACGTAAATATGAGTCTGATACCTAGTTGGCCTTGTAAGAGGATGACTCAAACATAAATAATGTCAATAACATCTAATTGGGTCTCCGTATGCATAACCACTAAATGAATATTTCATATTCATCGCCATGTGTTAATCACGTTATGTAACAACAGTGAGACATTCGTTTTTACGCAACTGAGTGCTTGAAAGTTATTCTGACTCATTGGAGTggtcaactttttttttatggtcAACTAATCACCAATGAATGAATAATAGTACTATATCTATGTGTCGTAAACAGAAAGAAACCATTTTTCTTATGAACAATGCCTTTTGTCTTACTTTGAGGGGCATAAGGTCACGAGGTtggaattttgttttcatgtatgTGGAATACAAGCCATTGTATAACGTGTCATCATAATATTAAGTAATTATAAAAtacatttttaatgtttttattcGTATTGTAATCAGTGGCAGAGTTATGATTTTATGGATACGTAGACCTCTCACATGCTAGGtaatttaaattcaaaacatGATAGATTGAgtaatttgcataaaaattgaaagaccACAAATTCAACCGAGAGAGTTAAAAACATTATACAAACCTAGAAACCTGAATATGATCTTAGAAGTaaacatgaatttttttaagtataagttaGAATAACGAGGGGAAGTGAAGGTTGCATTGCAATAAGAggaatggaaagaaaaataaggTTTGACCTAGAACGGAAAAGAGTTTGGAGTAAGTATACATTTGAATTATAAAGACTGATATATAGTAGAAGTATCTGTTAGagtaccaaaaaaataaaaataaacaagatgAGTCATAAAACATTATGATCCTTTAGTGAATCTGTCTATGTTATGATATATTATGTGTCGTCTTCTGCTCCACGTACATGAGAAAATCTTTCCACGAGATTGTTATTGGTATTCAAAGACATTTTCCTATAAAAAAGCCATAAAACTTCTTATACGTTAAAATATGAAGTCCCTTGCGCTCATGAGTTCTTCGTGTGCAGACTGTATCAAATTTGGAAGACGGCTAAGTTGAATAAAATATTTATCTTGTTTTAAATATTTACTCCAATTAAAGTGAGAAATAAAAGGGATCAACCGTTAGGACCAATCAAATCACGTGTTTTATAGGGGGAcgaggattgtctgccctcccacttccaatgtcctcctgttttgtgtggtcacggttaagccacgtcaacattttatattttttttatataaataataagacaaaaataaatagtaatataaaatattgatgtggcttaaccgtgaccacacaaacaagaGGGCACGGAAGGACAccagaagtgggagggcagaaaTCCTTGTCCTTTATAGGGTCTCCAATTATAAACGTTTCAATTGACGTGTCTTGATGCTTAATcgttttttatatatattttcttggtAATTTTGAGTGTTTGAAATCGTCAAGGGATTTGTCTTTAACAACTAGTTAATAGacattaaaaataataactatgactagtttgaaagtatttttaaaatgacttaaagcgtttttggtgaaaagattTTGGAACAAaactttagtaaaaatgcaagtgaataaTGTAAAAGcaacacttcaagtgtttttagaACCAAACAACATGttctctaaaaacgcttttaattattttaaaagtacttataAATGAGTCCATAGTTTATACTtcaattatattttcaatactATAAAGTCATTTTCTTATATTAAATAAACGAGATTAATGTCACATGTTATACATgtgtttgaaattaatttatagAGAAAATATATAAGAACATAAAATGTGAAGGTTTCattggaaaaaagaagaatataAGTAAAAGAAAAGTGAGATTGTATTAAATCAGCACAGTAAATACATGAACATACGTTAAAATTGATTATCTTCACAAGCACGATTTTTTATTACAACGAGTAATTCTTCTCATACCTTAACAACCAAatataaagtacaaaaaaaaaaaaaaaaaaaatcaacacagGGTGATCTAGTAGTTGGAACGAATTTCATGTCTATATTTTGCATAGCTTGTTATGAGTTTGATTTATGACGTTTAATGAATCATACTATACTGATCAAAGGAGACTAAAATGCACATGTTAGGCCATCTTCAACATAAGGGTCTAGAGGGTCATAGGGCTGAAAATAGCAAAAAAATTGTCTTCAACCGAGAGccaggccaaagggctcgtgggcctTACAGGACAAAAAAGGGTTAAAGGGCCAACCGGCTGGTCCAAACCAGCCAGCCCTGGACGGGGCCACATGatgacatcatttttttttttttttttttacaattttttttttgggccaaaattttctaaaaaatatttaattatgagTTTAGATTTTTTGGGGCGAGAAAGGTGATTTGGTCAAAGTTGGGGTGTTCATTTTATAAGCATGTTTCCTTGCTCATTCGTCTCCCACGCCCGATCTGGGACAATCATAATGAGTGTAGTTGTAGTTCCTTTCATAAGCATGTTcctttcacaatttattttaaatatttaattatattacatttaatttgtttggCTCTTTAGCCTTTGGTTgaagacggttttttgtgacagggctaaaacaagccctaTGACCTTTTAGCTCTCGGTTGAAGATGATAAGAAATATGGTTAtgcactattcattaaaatattaatttcttgaaaaaTCAGAAAGCTAAAACGAACCTTCTAACCAACTTTCGATTGAAGATCGTCTTAGTCTTCTGGCCTCCGAAGCCCCAACTGGTGACACACTGTCACATTTACATTCCTTGCACGAAACAACGTGTTATTCCCAAGGGCGCCCATGGAATTTAACATTTTCCTTTCGATAAAATCTCCCTGGTTTCTACACGGAATCCCTAAGCAGCGGACCAACCAAACTCAggtaattattaaaataaattcacCTACTTTTTGACATTACAAAGTAATCAAAATCCGgtatttatccaaaaaaaaatcatcacatAAACAATATCCCCAAAATTCTTCTtccaataaaaaaggaaaattaaaaaccctaattttaattTCCAATTGATTTTTCAGAAGTCCTAACTGTTATCATATCATCTGTTATTTGTCAGCTTTAATAAAAAGGTACTGATTTTACACCAAACAAAGATTAAATGGCACTGAATCAATTTCCAAGCctattagggttagggtttcctCCAAATTTGGAATTTTAGCCCCAAATTATGGTTCAAGCATTTTTGTCCTTCTTTTTCCAGATTTACCCTTGCCCACAGTTTCTGGATTTTACTTATATACTAGTCTCAGATGAAATTCAAGGCGGTTTGAGAGGTTGGCCTTGATTGTCATTTATGATTTTGTTGGGGTGGGTACCCATCCCACACCAATTATTCTGTGGCAAAAGTGCTTTCTGTTTTCTGTGCTTTTTGTCTCTGTGGTGttagaattagggttagggtttttagaTCTGTTCAATCAGATTCACTTGTGTTTAATTTCATACGGATTTGAgtatttttgttgaattttattttattttttgagtcagtttttggattcaatttttgTGGAATTGATCTGGTTTCTGCAAACACTGGGTGTGGTGATTGAAGTTTGAGCTGGATTGAGCTCAGTGGGGATTGCAGAATCTTGGACCATCACGATGTAAGCcctaatttcattttaatttaattaattttcttgtaaTTTGACTTTTTGGGCAATCTTATCGGTATCTGCAATTCTGTCTGGTGCTACAAAATTATGGATAAAATACAAATGCCTGGTGTTTTTTACTGACTAATTTGATATATTTAGTAATATTTCAATTCAGTTGAGAaatttcaagtaatatttaatGGAATTATCATAATGTCTTATCAtctgtttaatttgtttgttttcatgAATGCATTTGTGtattgtgaatgaatgatttGTGATGATAGTTATTTATGAGATCGTTCTGATTTCGGATCATGAGTTTACTGGAGCTGATATATATGATCTTCAACTGCAATATCTTTCTACTGCTAAAATTCGTTATTACAGTTACGcgtttgtttcctttttttgtttttgtttttgtttttttgtcaaactataGTTTTTGTTacattagatgttagattagctacTGATGGGGTTCGAACCCACGCCAACATGCCAGGTCTCTGGAAAATATCTTCTTGTTCAGAAATTGATGTTAGTGTGAATAGCAATGTCTCTGGAAAATACACTATAGTTACAGTCCTATGTGCTGAATTTGGTGTACCCAAAGTCTGTTAATGCTAATGAAGCCAAAGAAACTTAGTTTACTGAAGCATGCTTTCGAAACCCTAAGATGTCTGTTTTTCGATTTTGCAGACAAAATCTTTGGGTTGTTGCTAGCCTACCTGGTTCGACTTAGTAGTAGGATGCAAAGGAGCAGTATTTCATGACGTTGTGGTTCATAAGCCAGAAGATAAGCGATCATCCTACTTCATAAAGATTGATTCTTTCCACGTAGACGAACAGATTGGAAAATTCTATCGGTTTTAATATCACATTAGATGGGGACCGAACTCATGCGAGTTTGCATAAAAGATGATAACGAGGAGTTTCCTTCAGTTCCACCTGGATTTGAGTCATTTGCATCTTTCAGCTTAAAAAGGACAAATGAAAGTGCAAAAAAAGATATTGAAAACAGAATAAGTTGCTCAGTGACTGCTAGTCCTTCCAATTCACAGTCAGTTCAGATGGAGACTGACGTTGACAATGACGAGGTTGCAAAGAGGTCTGTTCGACGCAGACAATGCATAAACCATGGGCGAAATAACAAGTCAGAGGATGAGTCTGATTCAGACCGACTTGAACAAGTAAGTTTTCAAAGATCCTCTGATTTTATGGATTTTAATCATTTATATGCCATTTCTCTACTAGAATCCTGTACATGTAGATGGTTTCTCACataccacttttttttttttttcagaattgtCCCCCAAGATCTGTTCTTCCCAAGGGGGTTGTACGCGGATGTCCACAATGTAGTAATTGCCAAAAGGTTAATCTTCAAACTTCACGCCCTTTACTCTTACCCTTCTATTTGCTTGGTTCCTTTGTAATCTTTTATCATAAGTATCTTGCTTTTACCTTACTCATGTGAATCGACAAACTGTctggggttttggttttttattctGTCTTCAAAGTTATAGAATTGATGATTAAGTGTTTGAACAGGTCTCTGCAAGATGGCATCCACTGGAGGGTCAAAGGCCGGACCTTCAGGATGCTCCTGTATTCAGACCTACCGAGGAGGTGCAACTTATTACTTGTGGAATTTGAGTTATTACAGTTTTGGAGTTTGTTGACCTATTCGTATTCATCttacttgtaaataaaaaagttgaatttttttttttttcaaaaaggctTTCATTTTTGAAGAAATTGGCTTTCTGACTCAGTTTGCTACCTAATTTCAGGAGTTCAAAGACACATTGAAATATATAGCAAGCATACGCCCTAAAGCCGAACCATATGGTATTTGTCGCATTGTTCCTCCCTCTTCTTGGAGACCTCCCTGTCCACTCAAGGAAAAACCTGTTTGGAGTACCTCTAAATTTTCTACTCGAGTTCAAAGAGTCGATAAACTGCAAAATCGAGATTCAATGAGAAAGGTTCCTAAAAGCCATAGTCatatgaagaagaaaagaagaagatgcaCACGGATGGGGGCTGATCGCCAAAGTGGTGGCAGAGGATCTGAGGATGATGGAGGTTGTGAGGCTGAACAGTTTGGGTTTGAACCTGGACCAG from Pyrus communis chromosome 9, drPyrComm1.1, whole genome shotgun sequence harbors:
- the LOC137744736 gene encoding uncharacterized protein, with translation MANPPSSSAAPPLTSSQFTYANASSSSSYFPMPFHLQQPQYPAPYAVAAPPAPSVYPAPAPAPAPVAGVYSLPQQYQQAQQLFQRDAQTITPEALESVKAALANSEIEHKAEAKKKAIPRKAAGQAWEDPTLAEWPENDYRLFCGDLGNEVNDDVLSKAFSRFPSFNMARVVRDKRTGKTKGFGFVSFANPSDLAGALKEMNGKYVGNRPIKLRKSNWRERIDYDALERQKNHTHKKPKPSKKSILHK